From the genome of Liolophura sinensis isolate JHLJ2023 unplaced genomic scaffold, CUHK_Ljap_v2 scaffold_14, whole genome shotgun sequence, one region includes:
- the LOC135481249 gene encoding C-type lectin domain family 4 member M-like gives MGMWLSSAMCRLLCLCVSCVLCISSQSQQYEAGGESSGGNIFMGSLFNHESLPTGQVRSDSTGDKCSFTFLVPQAQIQGAGCLVGQSKDPKMSMTRMHEDIIEVESRMIARDANTRREMRELLRQVQMQRARKGPGEASRSIDQLATRVASMDSQILKLETTMSQLIDQVTQLEEKVLSAESAKHQIGQYVKQGTCPPDFERFNNSCYAYYRDKQTWYKSQDFCQELGGHLVSIETDGEQEFIKDYLKRKGVRRDSFWVYAGGNDLDNDREWTWIGSNHVIRHPDFWYSDVTPAPDTGFVCMFLYLWDPNNYAKWTKDRCDFQMPSICEIPLVHNSL, from the exons ATGGGAATGTGGCTTAGCTCAGCCATGTGCCGACTGctatgtttgtgtgtgtcatGCGTTCTGTGCATCTCTTCCCAAAGCCAGCAGTATGAGGCTGGTGGAGAAAGCAGCGGTGGTAACATCTTCATGGGGTCACTGTTCAATCATGAGTCATTACCAACTGGCCAGGTAAGATCAGACAGCACAGGTGATAAGTGTAGCTTCACTTTCCTCGTCCCCCAGGCTCAGATTCAGGGAGCTGGGTGCCTGGTGGGACAGAGTAAGGACCCCAAAATGAGCATGACAAGGATGCATGAGGACATAATTGAGGTGGAGTCTCGCATGATTGCCAGGGATGCTAACACCCGGAGAGAAATGAGAGAACTGCTGCGTCAAGTTCAAATGCAACGGGCCAGAAAGGGACCAGGTGAAGCTTCACGGTCTATAGACCAACTCGCCACAAGGGTGGCATCCATGGACAGTCAGATTCTGAAACTGGAGACAACAATGTCTCAGTTAATTGATCAGGTAACACAGCTGGAGGAGAAGGTACTCTCTGCTGAATCTGCCAAACACCAGATCGGACAGTACGTCAAGCAAG GAACCTGTCCCCCAGATTTTGAACGCTTCAACAACAGCTGTTATGCTTACTACCGTGACAAACAGACATGGTATAAATCCCAGGACTTCTGTCAGGAGCTAGGTGGACATCTTGTTTCCATAGAAACAGACGGTGAACAGGAGTTTATCAAGGATTACCTAAAACGCAAAG GTGTTCGTCGAGACTCCTTTTGGGTGTACGCCGGTGGTAATGACCTTGACAATGACCGGGAATGGACGTGGATCGGGTCAAATCACGTGATCCGTCACCCGGATTTCTGGTACAGCGATGTCACTCCTGCTCCGGACACAGGCTTCGTCTGCATGTTCCTCTACCTTTGGGACCCCAACAATTATGCAAAATGGACCAAGGATAGATGTGACTTTCAAATGCCCTCCATCTGTGAGATACCATTGGTTCACAACTCTCTGTAG